In Castanea sativa cultivar Marrone di Chiusa Pesio chromosome 6, ASM4071231v1, a single window of DNA contains:
- the LOC142640959 gene encoding uncharacterized protein LOC142640959: MEKENNNENNSSSNNTWSMLTCEKLDMVANWVGSNVASAFFASLERCSCINLSTTDLDDNDTADDESHDLPLIFSNDSHSHSHNPNPKPNPIVAAVSN, translated from the coding sequence ATGGAGAAAGAGAACAACAACGAAAACAatagcagcagcaacaacaccTGGAGCATGTTAACGTGCGAGAAGCTGGACATGGTGGCAAACTGGGTGGGGTCCAACGTGGCCTCCGCCTTCTTCGCCTCCTTGGAACGCTGTTCCTGCATCAACCTCAGCACCACCGACCTCGACGACAACGACACCGCCGACGACGAGTCCCACGATCTCCCTCTCATCTTCTCCAACgacagccacagccacagccacaacCCCAATCCTAAACCCAACCCCATCGTCGCTGCCGTTTCCAATTAG
- the LOC142641658 gene encoding protein KINESIN LIGHT CHAIN-RELATED 1-like, whose amino-acid sequence MPGLVSVQQTPPQTPPVPVFIPGDRTRVNGGSNKSPSPSNSRARPGKKTPEKVPTTNSSLENPDLGPFLLKLARDGMASGENPSKALDYALRASIAFENCSGSGHEVELVMSLHIVASIYCSLGRFEDAVPVLERSIEVTDLENGSDLALARFSGYMQLGDTYSMLGRVDKSISCYGSGLKIQVEVLGESDPTVAETCRYLAEAHVQAMQFDEAESFCKKTLEIHRKHTAPASLEEAADRRLLALICEAKGDYESALEHLVLASMSMIANGQDNEVAAIDVSIGDVYLSLCRFEEAIFSYQKALTVFKSTRGDNHPSVASVFIHLADLYYKTGKLRESKSYCENAMRIYAKPVPGTTFEEIASGLTEISAIYEAINEPEEALKLLEKAVRLLEDTPGQQSTIAGIEAQMGVLFYMIGMYGKARNSFESAIAKLHSNGEKKSAFFGIVLNQMGLACVQLYKIDEAVRLFEEAREILEQECGSFHLNTIGVYSNLAAAYDAMGRVEDAIEILEYILKVREQKLGTANPDAEDEKMRLVELLKDTKRTRNRKGKSLENLLDSNSTRKKEGTKKWSGFGFKN is encoded by the exons ATGCCCGGTTTAGTCTCAGTGCAGCAAACACCACCTCAGACACCGCCCGTACCCGTTTTCATACCCGGTGACCGGACCCGGGTAAATGGAGGTTCCAACAAAAGCCCGTCTCCCTCCAATTCACGAGCCCGGCCCGGAAAGAAGACTCCGGAAAAGGTACCCACTACGAATTCCTCGCTCGAGAACCCGGATTTGGGTCCGTTTCTGCTGAAGCTCGCCCGTGACGGTATGGCTTCGGGTGAGAACCCGAGTAAGGCGTTGGACTACGCTCTCCGGGCCTCCATTGCTTTCGAGAATTGTTCGGGTTCGGGTCATGAGGTTGAGCTGGTGATGAGTCTGCATATTGTGGCTTCGATTTACTGCAGTTTGGGTCGGTTTGAGGATGCGGTTCCGGTTCTGGAGCGGTCCATTGAGGTTACGGATCTTGAAAACGGGTCGGATCTTGCGCTTGCGAGGTTCTCCGGGTACATGCAGCTTGGGGACACGTATTCCATGCTGGGGCGGGTGGACAAGTCCATTTCGTGTTACGGGTCGGGTTTGAAGATCCAGGTTGAGGTTCTGGGTGAATCGGATCCGACAGTTGCAGAGACTTGTAG GTACTTAGCTGAGGCCCATGTTCAAGCAATGCAATTTGATGAGGCAGAGAGCTTCTGCAAGAAAACTCTTGAAATTCATAGGAAGCATACAGCACCAGCATCCCTTGAAGAAGCAGCAGATCGACGTCTTCTGGCTCTCATTTGTGAGGCAAAGGGAGATTATGAATCTGCACTTGAGCACCTTGTCCTGGCTAGCATGTCAATGATTGCCAATGGTCAAGATAATGAGGTGGCAGCTATTGATGTTAGCATTGGTGATGTTTACTTGTCTCTCTGCCGATTTGAGGAGGCTATTTTTTCCTACCAGAAGGCACTTACAGTCTTCAAATCCACAAGGGGTGACAATCACCCTTCTGTAGCATCAGTCTTTATTCACCTTGCTGACCTCTACTACAAGACAGGCAAGTTAAGAGAGTCCAAATCATACTGTGAGAATGCCATGAGGATATATGCAAAACCTGTTCCTGGCACCACATTTGAGGAAATTGCCAGTGGGTTGACTGAAATCTCAGCCATCTATGAAGCCATAAATGAGCCGGAGGAGGCACTGAAGCTCTTGGAAAAGGCAGTGAGGTTGTTGGAGGATACCCCTGGGCAGCAAAGCACAATTGCAGGGATAGAAGCACAGATGGGTGTGCTGTTCTACATGATTGGGATGTATGGCAAGGCTCGGAACTCTTTTGAGAGTGCTATAGCTAAGCTTCATTCCAATGGGGAgaagaagtcagccttctttgGAATAGTGTTGAATCAGATGGGATTGGCTTGCGTGCAGTTGTACAAGATAGATGAGGCTGTCAGGTTGTTTGAAGAAGCGAGGGAGATACTAGAGCAGGAGTGCGGCTCATTTCACTTGAACACAATTGGAGTTTATAGCAATCTTGCAGCAGCTTATGATGCCATGGGAAG GGTGGAAGATGCTATTGAGATACTGGAATACATCCTCAAGGTGAGAGAACAAAAGCTTGGAACAGCAAACCCAGATGCTGAAGATGAGAAAATGAGGCTAGTAGAGCTTTTGAAAGACACCAAAAGGACTCGGAACAGAAAGGGAAAATCACTTGAAAATCTTCTTGATTCCAACTCAACTAGGAAGAAAGAGGGAACTAAAAAGTGGTCTGGATTTGGTTTCAAGAATTAA